Proteins from a single region of Xenopus laevis strain J_2021 chromosome 9_10S, Xenopus_laevis_v10.1, whole genome shotgun sequence:
- the LOC108702494 gene encoding gastrula-specific protein 17-like, with protein sequence MDQNTEQRLRSSRIKEMSQNLDTQALAGCGGPHNASPTSRHRSPKVWNSTQTSLDRGPSQRRRSPTPDQNMNPNRCRQPWKDWSPGRWQLFQNQRRSWGWSPTSPTFAPRYNSSTEPKPFFREPRGGIKQVHGNHQTARDISHYYSPSMIKDPWAELKAEGTKEAAEAQY encoded by the exons ATGGATCAGAACACAGAGCAGAGGCTGAGAAGCAGCAG GATAAAAGAGATGTCCCAGAATTTGGATACCCAGGCGTTGGCTGGATGCGGAGGTCCTCATAATGCCAGTCCAACTTCAAGACACCGGTCCCCAAAGGTTTGGAATTCAACACAAACTTCCCTTGATAGGGGGCCTTCACAGAGACGTAGAAGTCCTACCCCAGATCAGAACATGAACCCCAACAGGTGCCGGCAGCCATGGAAAGACTGGTCTCCAGGCAGGTGGCAACTGTTTCAAAACCAGAGGCGAAGTTGGGGATGGAGCCCTACATCCCCAACGTTTGCCCCTCGATATAACAGCAGTACAGAACCCAAACCATTCTTCAGAGAACCAAGAGGCGGCATCAAACAG GTGCACGGTAATCACCAGACAGCAAGAGACATCAGTCATTATTACAGTCCATCCATGATAAAGGACCCGTGGGCAGAATTGAAAGCTGAGGGCACTAAAGAAGCAGCAGAGGCCCAATACTGA